In Betaproteobacteria bacterium, a genomic segment contains:
- a CDS encoding tripartite tricarboxylate transporter substrate binding protein, whose protein sequence is MKIASTGRILFTLPLALALSCPTLATAQSYPNKAIKLIVPLSAGGTGDTLARTVGEAISKELGQPVVIENKPGAGGLVGTELVAAAPADGYTLLAVSPSHVINPLIHADKKTYDPINGFEPITVMANTHQIIVAHPSVPVKTPQELIDYAKKYPGKLNYGSAGAGSATHLNMELFLSMADIKVVHVPYKGSTQARQDVLSGQVQLAMDGLLPLQPLIKAGRLTPIGLTSSKRAQSNPEIPLLGEVVKGYASDTWYGILAPAGTPKDVIAKLHAAAARALNSPEVKERFQKLGAETVGNTPGEFRKLLETEQQTWTKVLKASGAKVD, encoded by the coding sequence GTGAAGATTGCGTCAACTGGTCGAATCCTGTTCACCCTGCCTCTGGCGCTCGCCTTGTCCTGCCCGACCCTGGCCACCGCCCAGTCCTACCCGAACAAGGCCATCAAGCTGATCGTGCCGCTCTCGGCGGGCGGCACGGGCGACACGCTCGCGCGCACCGTCGGCGAAGCAATCTCGAAGGAACTGGGACAGCCCGTGGTGATTGAAAACAAGCCCGGCGCCGGCGGCCTGGTGGGCACCGAGCTCGTGGCCGCGGCGCCCGCGGATGGCTACACCCTGCTCGCGGTGAGCCCCTCGCACGTCATCAACCCGTTGATACACGCCGACAAGAAGACCTACGACCCGATCAACGGCTTCGAGCCGATCACGGTGATGGCCAACACGCACCAGATCATCGTGGCGCATCCGTCCGTGCCGGTGAAGACGCCGCAGGAACTCATCGACTACGCCAAAAAATACCCCGGCAAGCTCAACTACGGTTCCGCCGGAGCGGGGTCGGCCACGCACCTGAACATGGAGCTGTTCCTCTCGATGGCCGACATCAAGGTGGTGCATGTGCCCTACAAGGGCTCGACTCAGGCGCGCCAGGACGTGCTTTCGGGCCAGGTGCAACTCGCCATGGATGGCCTCCTTCCCCTGCAGCCGCTCATCAAGGCCGGGCGCCTGACACCGATCGGGCTCACGAGCAGCAAGAGGGCGCAGAGCAACCCGGAGATCCCGCTGCTCGGCGAAGTGGTGAAGGGCTATGCCTCCGATACCTGGTATGGAATCCTCGCCCCGGCCGGGACGCCCAAGGATGTCATCGCCAAGCTGCATGCGGCGGCGGCCAGGGCGCTCAACTCGCCGGAGGTGAAGGAACGATTCCAGAAGCTCGGCGCCGAGACCGTCGGCAATACGCCGGGTGAATTCCGCAAGCTCCTCGAGACCGAGCAGCAGACCTGGACAAAAGTCCTTAAGGCGTCCGGCGCGAAGGTGGACTGA
- a CDS encoding sulfurtransferase has translation MKIWFTRSVARLGIGLLLAFGMAGAALAADPLVDSKWVIANVGKPGIVIVDFQSSKDYMEAHIPGAVNTNYGKDGWRVERKSDKVPDMFPEDIKPLVAMIGTKLGIDNNTHVVLVPQGNTTLDVGQATRVYWTFKVLGHDNVSILNGGMGTYTEDEKAPLQQGIVKATPRTFKANLRKEMLVTMADVKKARVAGVLLVDSRPEDQYVGIARHPKATMSGTIAGAKNLPNQWMTVNGGGEFRSKAQLETLYKYAGVPMTGEQISFCNTGHWASVSWFVSSELIGNKQTKLYDGSMVEYTMLKGEGIEAKVKLN, from the coding sequence ATGAAGATCTGGTTCACTCGTTCCGTTGCCCGGCTGGGCATCGGGCTGCTGCTGGCTTTCGGAATGGCGGGCGCTGCCCTTGCGGCCGACCCGCTGGTCGACTCCAAGTGGGTCATCGCCAACGTGGGCAAGCCCGGAATCGTCATCGTCGACTTCCAGTCGTCGAAGGACTACATGGAGGCGCACATCCCGGGCGCGGTCAACACCAACTACGGGAAGGATGGCTGGAGAGTCGAGCGCAAGTCGGACAAGGTTCCCGACATGTTCCCGGAGGACATCAAGCCCCTGGTCGCGATGATCGGCACCAAGCTCGGCATCGACAACAACACCCACGTGGTGCTGGTACCGCAGGGCAATACCACCCTCGACGTCGGCCAGGCCACGCGCGTCTACTGGACGTTCAAGGTGCTCGGGCACGACAACGTCTCGATCCTCAACGGCGGCATGGGCACCTACACGGAAGACGAAAAGGCCCCGCTGCAGCAAGGCATCGTCAAGGCGACGCCCAGGACCTTCAAGGCGAATCTGCGCAAGGAAATGCTCGTCACGATGGCCGACGTGAAGAAGGCGCGCGTGGCCGGCGTCCTCCTCGTGGACAGTCGTCCCGAGGACCAGTACGTCGGCATCGCCCGGCATCCGAAGGCGACGATGAGCGGCACCATCGCCGGCGCGAAGAACCTGCCGAACCAGTGGATGACCGTGAACGGCGGTGGCGAGTTCCGCAGCAAGGCGCAGCTCGAGACGCTCTACAAGTACGCTGGCGTGCCCATGACCGGCGAGCAGATCAGCTTCTGCAACACCGGCCACTGGGCTTCCGTGAGCTGGTTCGTTTCCAGCGAGCTGATCGGCAACAAGCAGACGAAGCTCTATGACGGTTCCATGGTGGAGTACACCATGCTCAAGGGCGAAGGCATCGAGGCGAAGGTGAAGCTGAACTAG
- a CDS encoding SDR family oxidoreductase, which translates to MKDCVLITGASQGIGRAAATRLAADGFDVVTLDREPPRAPLPAETFIEVDLASEEATREALARAMRNRPITRLVNNVGTVRPGTLEEATSADLAAVVSLNLRCSMQCVQALLPAMKAARFGRIVNISSRAALGKELRTVYAAAKAGIHGMTKTWALELAPHGITVNAVGPGPIGTELFHRVNPADSPRTRAIIDGIPIKRLGAPEDVAHAVASLLDERAGFITGQVLYVCGGMTVGNAGA; encoded by the coding sequence ATGAAGGATTGCGTGCTCATCACCGGTGCCAGCCAGGGCATTGGCCGCGCGGCGGCCACGCGGCTGGCCGCGGACGGCTTCGACGTCGTCACGCTCGATCGCGAGCCGCCGCGGGCGCCGCTGCCCGCCGAGACATTCATCGAGGTGGACCTCGCGAGCGAAGAGGCGACGCGGGAGGCCCTGGCGCGCGCGATGCGGAACCGGCCGATCACCCGCCTCGTCAACAACGTCGGCACGGTTAGACCGGGCACGCTGGAGGAGGCGACGAGCGCGGACCTGGCCGCGGTGGTGAGCCTCAACCTGCGCTGCTCGATGCAATGCGTCCAGGCGCTCCTTCCGGCCATGAAGGCAGCGCGCTTCGGGCGCATCGTGAACATTTCCTCGCGCGCCGCACTCGGGAAGGAATTGCGCACCGTCTACGCTGCCGCCAAGGCGGGCATTCACGGCATGACGAAGACCTGGGCGCTGGAGCTGGCGCCGCACGGCATTACCGTGAACGCCGTGGGCCCGGGCCCCATCGGGACCGAACTTTTCCACCGCGTGAATCCAGCCGATTCGCCGCGCACGCGTGCGATAATCGATGGCATTCCGATCAAGCGGCTGGGCGCGCCGGAGGATGTGGCGCATGCCGTGGCCTCGCTCCTCGACGAGAGGGCGGGTTTCATCACCGGGCAGGTACTCTACGTTTGCGGGGGCATGACGGTGGGAAATGCCGGGGCCTGA
- a CDS encoding HD domain-containing protein has translation MTDPFHEDSLKALNADGPLRARIREIHWAVRSFMPFVARIAVAIYDPETTLLKTFVHSSEGDDPLPHYQAPLDEVPSLKRVIEEARPRVIQNMLTFEDAHSEHSRRLGRSGYAASYTLPMFSNSNFFGFVFFNSRQPEVFTETALSQLDVFGHLVSLLVIQELGAVHTLSAALESARHLVHARDAETGTHLDRMSRYARVIARAIADRHGLDDEYIERIQAYAPLHDIGKIGIPDSILLKPEGLSDPEKEVMRTHSNRGQTIIDDLVTTFGLGALADTEVVRNIALFHHERVDGKGYPYGLAGDAIPLEARIVAVADVFDALTSRRPYKEAFANDLAFTMIEQLAGSHLDEECVRALVDNRPEVERIQAKFREDLLG, from the coding sequence ATGACCGACCCCTTCCACGAAGACTCGCTCAAGGCGCTCAACGCCGATGGCCCCCTGCGCGCCCGGATCCGTGAGATCCACTGGGCGGTGCGATCATTCATGCCGTTCGTCGCCCGCATCGCGGTCGCGATCTACGACCCGGAGACCACGCTCCTCAAGACGTTCGTGCACTCGAGCGAGGGCGACGACCCCCTGCCGCATTACCAGGCGCCGCTCGACGAGGTTCCGTCGCTGAAGAGGGTCATCGAGGAAGCGCGCCCGCGAGTCATCCAGAACATGCTCACCTTCGAGGACGCGCATAGCGAGCATTCCCGCCGCCTGGGCCGCTCGGGCTATGCCGCGAGCTATACGCTCCCGATGTTTTCCAACAGCAACTTCTTCGGATTCGTGTTCTTCAACTCGCGCCAGCCGGAGGTGTTCACCGAGACCGCGCTCTCGCAGCTCGACGTCTTCGGCCACCTCGTCTCCCTGCTGGTGATCCAGGAGCTCGGGGCAGTCCACACGCTTTCCGCGGCACTGGAGAGCGCGCGGCACCTCGTGCATGCCCGCGACGCCGAGACCGGGACGCACCTCGACCGGATGTCCCGCTACGCCCGGGTCATCGCCCGCGCGATAGCCGATCGGCACGGCCTCGACGACGAGTACATCGAGCGCATCCAGGCCTACGCGCCGCTCCACGACATCGGCAAGATCGGCATCCCGGATTCGATCCTGCTCAAGCCCGAGGGACTCAGCGACCCGGAAAAGGAAGTGATGCGCACGCACAGCAACCGGGGGCAGACGATCATCGACGACCTGGTGACCACGTTCGGTCTCGGTGCCCTGGCCGATACCGAGGTGGTTCGCAACATCGCGCTCTTCCACCACGAACGCGTGGACGGCAAGGGCTACCCGTACGGCCTCGCGGGCGATGCGATTCCGCTGGAGGCGCGAATCGTGGCCGTGGCCGACGTCTTCGACGCTCTCACCAGCCGCCGGCCCTACAAGGAGGCCTTCGCGAACGATCTGGCCTTCACCATGATCGAGCAACTGGCGGGATCGCACCTCGACGAGGAATGCGTGCGGGCCCTCGTCGACAACCGGCCCGAAGTCGAGCGCATCCAGGCGAAGTTTCGCGAGGACTTGCTGGGCTGA
- a CDS encoding TusE/DsrC/DsvC family sulfur relay protein: MKDAFHMPLLDAEGYLIEPREWTEEVAVALALKERIELGPDHWDAIRFMRSYWEEHQLTPDARFVIWHLVERLGPGARNKLFELFPYGYPGQACRIAGMRRPRAWSTG, translated from the coding sequence ATGAAAGATGCATTCCACATGCCGCTTCTGGATGCCGAGGGCTACCTCATCGAGCCGCGTGAATGGACCGAGGAAGTCGCGGTCGCCCTTGCGCTCAAGGAACGCATCGAACTCGGTCCGGACCACTGGGATGCCATCCGGTTCATGCGCAGCTACTGGGAGGAGCACCAGCTCACGCCCGACGCGCGCTTCGTGATCTGGCACCTGGTCGAGCGCCTCGGACCGGGCGCGCGCAACAAGCTCTTCGAGCTGTTTCCGTACGGCTATCCCGGACAGGCCTGCAGGATCGCCGGAATGAGACGCCCGCGCGCCTGGAGCACGGGATGA
- a CDS encoding phosphate starvation-inducible protein gives MKTVLRYAVACAVMSVVFASPALAIEQLIKPSPGLTRAEACAQEAKGRKGEEHDRFMNRCLKDGVAVTRTVNEAQYDVGAHKQQNRMKTCNQQAGKKDLHGDERRSFMSTCLKG, from the coding sequence ATGAAAACCGTTCTGCGTTACGCAGTGGCTTGTGCCGTCATGTCCGTCGTCTTCGCATCACCCGCTCTTGCCATCGAGCAACTCATCAAGCCGTCGCCTGGCCTGACCCGGGCGGAAGCCTGTGCCCAGGAGGCCAAGGGCCGCAAGGGCGAGGAGCACGACCGGTTCATGAACCGTTGCCTGAAGGACGGCGTTGCGGTCACCAGGACCGTGAACGAGGCGCAATACGACGTCGGCGCCCACAAGCAACAGAACAGGATGAAGACCTGCAACCAGCAGGCCGGGAAGAAGGATCTGCACGGCGACGAGCGCCGCTCCTTCATGAGCACTTGCCTGAAGGGCTGA